The Xiphophorus hellerii strain 12219 chromosome 3, Xiphophorus_hellerii-4.1, whole genome shotgun sequence genome segment CAGGTAAGATCAGAAACGCTTTGGCGTGATACGATTTAGATACTTATAGAAGTGATATGTGACATTTGAATTGAGGTAAAATAGTAACATATTATTTGGTAGAATTTACATAGTTTTTTTgtgatgtatttttaatcaactgTGAAATAAATATCTATCTTAAGGCAAAGGTATGAATAGTTTAACACTTGTGTTGTGTGCTGTAATCAAACATAACTTTATATATTACAATACTGTACAACTTTGTCATTCAGGACGATCTCAGCAGTCCCTTTGGACACGGTTCCCCGATACTGTTGCCTTCAGCAAGGAGTCTCTTCTCATCACAAATGCAAACCAGTAATATGGAGGCAGGACAAACTGGCCAGGTGAAATGGACACAGTCAATACAACCCAGAGCTCATTTTCTCCTCTGTAATGAACAACTCAGTACCACCTTTTTTTAAAGGTCATGCAATTATTACATcttttgaattgaatatatatttttcatttaactgaattggtattttctatttaatttaaaaaatcatatgAAAGTATTAAAGTATGGATTAAGCAGAAGGGTTAGTGTTCCACCAGATCTTCCAAAGTTCTACAAATTAGCTTGGTAATCATAACATAGTAATGAAGAGAATATTAACAAACAAATGTCCAATCTGTTTGTAGAAATCTTATATTTGTATCTGTGTTGTTAATAATGGTTATTGCTTTATCTTTTACCCAGGACTCTGGCTTGATTCCACCCGAAGATTCTCACCCAAGTTCAAGCGGTCTACTGCCCCAATCTGTTTCAGCTGGTAACTCAGAAAATCTAGCAAACCATCTACATGTGTCAATTCGCAGGATCAAGGTTGTGGAAGATCTTTTGGCTGTGTTTATGGAAAACAACCTTTTGaatcagactttaaaaatggaGTTTGTGAATGAAAGAGCAATCGATGATGCTGGGGTATCAAGGGAGGTTTACACTGCATTTTGGGAGCAGTTTTTGGAACAGTGTGAGGGTGAAACAGAGCGAGTTCCCAGGTTGAGGCCTGACTTTTGTGAGTCTGAATGGCAAGCCATTGGACACGTTTGGGTCAAAGGATTTCTAGACCATGGAGTCATTCCAGTGAGGCTATCGAAAGCTTTCATTTTAGCTTGTGTCCATGGAATTGAATCAGTGGGTGATGATGTATTGATCCCATCATTTCTCAACTACCTCCCTCTAGTAGAGAGATCAGCTGTTGAGAAGGCTCTACAGGGCACCATGGATCAAGGTGATGAAGAGGACTTGCTAGACCTCTTCACAAGGATGGGGTCCCACTTCCTGCCTCCCAATGAGAACATTCAGCAGGCCATTGAAACCATGGCTCACAAGGCAATTCTTCAAGAGCCAAAGTATATATTGGATTGCTTCTCCACATCCATGGCATGTGTACAAGTGGAACTTGCTGACAAGAAAAGTCTGTTGtctttgtatgaaaaaaagaagGCCTCAGGTAAAAGACTGTTACAGCTGTTTGAATCAGCAAATGTGACGCTGTCCCAGAGAGAACAGACAACCTTTAACCACCTTCAACGTTTTGTAAAAAATGCTGATGAAGACAAGGCCGAAAAAATACTGCGTTTCTGCACCGGCTCTTCTGTAATCTGTGTTGACAAAATTCTCATTTGTTTCAACACTGAAACCGGGCTTAATAGAAGGCCTGTTGCTCGCACCTGTGGAGCTACCCTAGAACTTCCTTGCACTTATAGTTCTTACCCAGACTTTCGCACAGAGTTCGACAACATCCTCTCCAGTAATTACTTTGAAATGGACATAATTTGAAGTTGATGGGAGGTATTTACAGcacctttttgttttggttggaaattttgaatgcagttttttttttttctaaatttcatatttaaatatttaatgcattcagtcATATAGcaattgattttatgttttcatggtttggctgtatgtttttgttactttacatttcaattgtatttattttcaaagataCCTTGTGAATAAtacaaattaatgtaaaaattacttttccgcaagattttaagatcttgttttaagtaaataattccttaatattgatcaaaaagtACTGTTTAtattggaaaattatttaacttataacaagatatttttcctataagttaatttatctgccaatagaGCAAgtactttctcatcaatattaaagaattacttacttaaaactctatatgttgctgaaaagttacttttaagttaatttgtcttattttaagtgtaataggatattttcactagaaactagaccagaatcacttgttaagattttgtttttcaatgtaTGAAGAAGTGCTCCTTTGATTTTATCATATTCTAACccctttttttgtaattaaacagaaatgtgttctcattttctttcaagATGCTGTACTACAAGACCGATCTGTTGATGTAGCCTCTGTGCAATGTTGCTTTAAGCAGAGTTTGTTCTTTCAGTAAGGTTTACTGTTTAagcttttagatgtttttacagattttttaaaaagttcataatTGTGTTTACAACCCTTATTAACTTCAGAGGCAAGAAATATGCATTTTGCTTTGTATCATGTTGATTGTTTCAAAtacttttcctttctttatagcatttcaaattttaaaaagttaattaatgcaacatttattttaaaaatagaatggCAGGACAGAGTTTATCACTTAAaagaagcattttgttttgatcacagaattacattttcagataaatattatttatactAAATAcccttattttccttttatgtttatctttgtttgacaagtaaatatttgctttcacagagtttattttcatctgaaaCAGATATTGCATATTTACAAAATGGTTAGAAGCAGTTGAATAAACTGGCAGTTCATGAAACTCAAATGAACAATACATTTCTTCATTGTCCCTTCTAGAGAACATAatgaaatacttttgaaagaaaagaaacacagttTGTTTACATCTGCATGCCATTCTAAGTGGGCTTGTAAAGGTGctgaaaaatgttcttgcttGCAGTCAGCACATTTTAAAGTGATGCAATGATTGCCTCTCTTAGATGCATATACAAGTTCAAAGCCTGGTAAGCGTCTGTGGGTAAGGTCAGATGGGACTCTGCCATAAGGATGTTGCAGAGGTCAAAGACATCTGGATCACATGGTTTGGTCAGTCGAGAAATGCACTCATTTTTGCATACTTCAACATGTTCCTCTTCAACAAGGCAAAGAAAGTCTCTTGTCCTGTAGAGCTCAGGTAATGCATACATCACATTGGGTCGACCACTGGGgacatttctgttgtttgaTGGCCTGATGGAGTGTGCATTCCAAACCTGGGCAGTATCATCCAGCTCATCCTGTCACAAAGAACACATGAATATGAGAATCATACACACTCATCTGTCTTAAAATTAGTAAATTATAAGAGTCATAAATAGGGATAGGAATTCCTAAAAACTTTGCAATACCAATTTCATTATgattattaattattgattttattttcatcaattCTCAATGAGTTAGAGAATAAAGTCcttaatttaaaatttgcacCATGTTGTATTCaattcaaacaaaactgaaggtggcttaaaaaagaagaatccTGCAGTTAGATTACAATTTTAACATGAAATTCAACTTTTTGCACATCAACAATGTTTGCGAACACaattttgcatgtttcacaTCTCAGGAAAAATCTTTCAAGACTTACAGTGTCTCCAGCTATGGTTAAACACATTATTATATGTGTATTGTTATTTAAACATCTGAGAAAGCTAAGCAACTTCAAGTATGCAAGATCAAATCATGGTCATACTGATTTATTTAGTCCACTGCTTAAACTAGTGGACTTAACACATAGCATTTATGTGTTAATGAAAATGATGTCTTGCTTACAGCTAaggaaaatataacattttagattagaatattacatcacaccaataaaaacactaaactcctgctttaaggttattttaaagtgcttttaatttgacaataCTCATCccaaattctaatttattgaatatgactgtacatATAACTGAGATTGAGACTATTCATACAGTACAGAGCtgatattaaaacaataacctTGATATGGAAGCATCTAAACTTGCCTGGCAGAAGAGCCAGAGTCCATTCCTCCCCCAGGGACCCTCAGACCTCCCTGAGGATCACGGCTAAGCAACATGTCAAACACTTTACATTCAATAGTCATTTGCATGATGTGTGTTAATTTTTTGGGACGTTGGAAGGATTTGTTCCCTTTATTGTGATTCAAGCTTTGTTTGGGTCCTAGTCTTTTTTTGTAGAATATAACCACACTTTGGAACCCATAATGTGTCCTCGGTCCAAAGTAGACTGATCTCGCTATTCTGTTGAGTTCTCCAGAGTTCTggtatgactttattatttgaTCTGAATGTCAAATGAACTACGTTGGGACTATTTGTTTGGAAACACAGCGGATGCGTGTGCGAGCACCGGCCACTGGCTCTTGCTGCAGTTAAGTTGCGCAGCATCCgctgtgtttaaaaacaagtaaTCCCTCTAGGATCTCAGTTTGCTATTATTatccaaacataaataaattattaagatTAACTCACCTGTATGATCCCCATGCAGCAAAACTGAAGAAGGTTTTTGTCTAAAAATCCACCATCAAAGTAACCGTTGTCTCTGATGTCTCCAAAAAGGGACAACCAGAACTCCACACACTGGTTACGAAGGAAACGCCACCAATATTCAATTCTTTGATTAGCTGTACTTGCTCCTTCCAGGTAACTGTCAAGGGTCTCGTTTGGTTCCGTTGGTACAAGGAAACGCTGGAAACTTCTCACATGGCCATTTTCGGTTCCAAGATCACCACGTACAACTCTAGGGCAGCCATTTAAACGCTGCACCGCTTCGATGTAATACCCCCCGATCACCTTTGGATTACTACTTGTTGTGTAAGCATTAAgccagattatttttcttgaaaaccCATCAATACTTGCGTTGATGCATATTCCATATGGTTTAAGTTTGTCGTAGGAGTCCATGTGCCAGATGAAGTTTGGTCCCTTTGAAAAGTAATTTCTCCGTCTGAGACGTCTTGCCTGCCTCAGTGCCACCCCTTGGGGATCCAATTCCTTCAACACAAAGCGCACATCTTCTTTTCTCACACGAAGTCCATGCTCTCTGCATTTAGCGTACATCCATCGGTAACCGTGAAGCTGTCCAGAGGACTGTAGCTGGTTATTAATGAATTCTACCAAAACTGCCAAGTCGGAAAAGGACTTGCGCCGAATGAGTCCCCGCGCTCTGAAAACTCTCTTCAGATGTCTCTCACTAATACTAAATCCATGTCTGCTGTCAAGCActgatttaatgtgtttatacTCAAGCCCAAGCtcgaaataaaaatctatatatctACCCCATGGGTGGGTGTCCTCCATCACTGTGATTAGGTCGTTATGTACTGatgtcgggatctcgagataataagtcgggatctcgagataataagtcgggatctcgagataataagtcgggataataagtcgggatctcgagataataagtcgggatctcgagataataagtcgggatctcgagataataagtcgggatttctttccttttttttcctctccatgtCCCCTTAGGGGCTCCGtactaatcctcttccgtagtcTTTGAATGTGTTATCTGTGATAATTTAGTCACTTTGTCTTTTCGTTGTCACgtcaatatttgtaaaaactgaaaacaaaatattctacTAGCTTGTATAATTACATCATATAAAATGCATACTTATGTAGCGTATAAGCtgttaatgacttattttaactgagatgcgtcgctttgaaaataattaaactttaagacttaaaagcaagagaaaagaaTACAGCAAACTCAAACCCCGAATCACACGTCACAGATTAACGTTAATGACCGCCTGAAGcagagtctttgaatgtaggccttctgcgatcatttggtcactaatcattttctttgtcttgcaggtaaatgcttgtaaatacaaaagccattaaagataggttatcctttctaaaatggacgagcatcgctatgcaggataaaaagagaatttttagtCCGGGTCTTTATTTAAAGGCCTGTATGAAAAGGAGGTGGATATGTGGTCACGTGTCTCTGGTAAACAAGCTCGTATCGGTTCCGCTCCGCTGGCGGGCAAAAACAAGGAGGAGGCCGATGAATGCTTTACGAACTTTGTTCCTCTTTTGGCAGGATGAACAAGTACAACGTACTGGACAGCTAGCTTCCCTGAAACTAACACACTGAGCTCCTCACAACAACCGGACACTTTTCtcgctcttcttcttcctcccacCACCTGCACGTTGCTCTCTACTGCCCCCTCGGGAAAGGCTGGGCCTGTAATAGCAGGTTATTGTTTTAACTGACGGCAATATGTGTCGTTTGACTAAACTTTAATAGTCGCATGATATGTGATATAGATATATGATGTTGCTATatagaaatagatatttaaatcttcatcagagcattttttatacagtctttGCATGTATATTATCTGCGATTATTTAGTCACTCTGTCTTttgtaaaaccaaaaaactaaatattctactagcttatttaaagtataattatattaaataaaattcatacttATGTACTGTATAAGCAGTTAATGACTTGTTTTAACTGAgatgtttgctttgaaaataattacactttaagactaaaaaggaagaggaaagaatacagcaaactcaaagcccgaatcacacgtcacacattgacgtcaatgaccgtcaaaataattaaaccttaagactaaaaaggaagaggaacgcATTCAGGTAACTCAAACCCGGAAGCACACGTCAcacattgacgtcaatgaccgcctgaagcagagtctttgaatgtaggccttctgcgatcatttggtcactaatcattttctttgtcttgcaggtaaatgcttctaaatacaaaagccattaaagataggttatcctttctaaaatggacgagcatcggtatgcaggataaaaagagaatttttggtccgggtctttatttaaagaccTGTAAGGAGGAGGATATGTGGAGTCTGATTGGCTCAGGAGATTATTGGTTTTAAACAACGGCAATCTGTGTCATGTGACTAAACTTCAATAGTCACGTAACATTTGATATAGATTTATGATGCTGCTATacagaaatagatatttaaatcttcgtcacagtattttttatacagtctttGAATGTGTTATCTGTGATAATTTAGTCACTTTGTCTTTTCGTTGTCACgtcaatatttgtaaaaactgaaaacaaaatattctacTAGCTTGTATAATTACATCATATAAAATACATACTTATGTAGCGTAAAAGCtgttaatgacttattttaactgagatgcgtcgctttgaaaataattaaactttaagacttaaaagcaagagaaaagaaTACAGCAAACTCAAACCCCGAATCACACGTCACAGATTAACGTTAATGACCGCCTGAAGcagagtctttgaatgtaggccttctgcgatcatttggtcactaatcattttctttgtcttgcaggtaaatgcttgtaaatacaaaagccattaaagataggttatcctttctaaaatggacgagcatcgctatgcaggataaaaagagaatttttagtCCGGGTCTTTATTTAAAGGCCTGTATGAAAAGGAGGTGGATATGTGGTCACGTGTCTCTGGTAAACAAGCTCGTATCGGTTCCGCTCCGCTGGCGGGCAAAAACAAGGAGGAGGCCGATGAATGCTTTACGAACTTTGTTCCTCTTTTGGCAGGATGAACAAGTACAACGTACTGGACAGCTAGCTTCCCTGAAACTAACACACTGAGCTCCTCACAACAACCGGACACTTTTCtcgctcttcttcttcctcccacCACCTGCACGTTGCTCTCTACTGCCCCCTCGGGAAAGGCTGGGCCTGTAATAGCAGGTTATTGTTTTAACTGACGGCAATATGTGTCGTTTGACTAAACTTTAATAGTCGCATGATATGTGATATAGATATATGATGTTGCTATatagaaatagatatttaaatcttcatcagagcattttttatacagtctttGCATGTATATTATCTGCGATTATTTAGTCACTCTGTCTTttgtaaaaccaaaaaactaaatattctactagctta includes the following:
- the LOC116715929 gene encoding uncharacterized protein LOC116715929, which translates into the protein MEDTHPWGRYIDFYFELGLEYKHIKSVLDSRHGFSISERHLKRVFRARGLIRRKSFSDLAVLVEFINNQLQSSGQLHGYRWMYAKCREHGLRVRKEDVRFVLKELDPQGVALRQARRLRRRNYFSKGPNFIWHMDSYDKLKPYGICINASIDGFSRKIIWLNAYTTSSNPKVIGGYYIEAVQRLNGCPRVVRGDLGTENGHVRSFQRFLVPTEPNETLDSYLEGASTANQRIEYWWRFLRNQCVEFWLSLFGDIRDNGYFDGGFLDKNLLQFCCMGIIQDELDDTAQVWNAHSIRPSNNRNVPSGRPNVMYALPELYRTRDFLCLVEEEHVEVCKNECISRLTKPCDPDVFDLCNILMAESHLTLPTDAYQALNLYMHLREAIIASL